One genomic segment of Gottschalkia acidurici 9a includes these proteins:
- a CDS encoding ATP-dependent Clp protease ATP-binding subunit: protein MATFGRFTERAQRVVYLAQEEAERLNHNYIGTEHILLGLVAEGEGIAANALINIGIDLDDLRAQVIEAVGEGKEIVKVLGFTPRTKKVFELSFEEARTFGQNYIGTEHLLLGLIKEGEGVAAAILRNSGIDLETARKEVISMLNQNYGKGNSNNSQYNANLNKTPTLDEYGRDLTVLANEGKIDPVIGRSKEIERVIQVLSRRTKNNPCLIGEPGVGKTAIAEGLAQKIVSGEVPELLKDKRVVTLDLPSMVAGAKYRGEFEERLKKVMEELIETKNVILFIDEMHTIIGAGAAEGSIDASNILKPALARGELQTIGATTIDEYRKYIEKDPALERRFQPVMVEEPSVEDTIKILEGLRDRYEAHHRVNISDEALKAAVELSSRYITDRYLPDKAIDLIDEAASRIRLKSVTPPPELNELEGKLEELNHEKEEAINTQDYEKAAKIRDEEKSIKEQLEKRQEEWNQTKHTSEKEVVYEDIAHVVSTWTGIPVKKMSMEESERLLNLEEILHKKVIGQDQAVKSLASAVRRARVGLKDPNKPIGTFIFVGPTGVGKTYLTKSLAEALFGDEDAVIRIDMSEYMEKHSVSKLVGSPPGYVGYDEGGQLTEKVRRKPYSVILFDEVEKAHPEVFNILLQLLDDGRLTDSKGRVVDFKNTVIILTSNVGASTIKKQNTLGFSAPSEDKVEKKEYEKMKENIMEELKRTFRPEFLNRIDETIVFHPLNKDHIKQIVNIMVKDLEKRLEKLNIHIEVTEKARDYIGEKGFDPDYGARPLERAIRNLVENELSEEMLRGNISKDDSVEIDFDGEKLVFNKRIVNV from the coding sequence ATGGCCACTTTTGGAAGGTTTACAGAAAGAGCACAAAGGGTTGTCTATTTAGCCCAGGAAGAAGCAGAGAGACTAAATCATAACTATATAGGTACAGAGCATATACTTTTAGGGTTAGTAGCAGAAGGAGAAGGTATAGCGGCGAATGCTTTAATCAATATAGGAATAGATTTAGATGATTTAAGGGCTCAAGTTATAGAAGCAGTTGGAGAAGGAAAAGAAATAGTTAAAGTTTTAGGATTTACTCCAAGAACTAAAAAAGTTTTTGAACTTAGCTTTGAAGAAGCAAGAACATTCGGACAGAACTATATAGGTACAGAGCACTTACTTCTAGGACTTATAAAAGAAGGAGAAGGAGTAGCTGCTGCAATATTAAGGAATTCAGGAATAGATTTAGAAACAGCTAGAAAAGAGGTTATTAGTATGCTGAATCAAAACTATGGAAAAGGAAATTCAAATAATTCACAGTATAATGCTAACTTAAATAAAACACCTACACTAGACGAATATGGAAGAGATCTGACTGTACTTGCTAATGAAGGAAAAATAGACCCAGTAATAGGTAGAAGCAAGGAAATAGAGAGAGTAATACAAGTATTAAGTAGAAGAACTAAGAATAACCCTTGCTTAATTGGAGAGCCAGGAGTAGGAAAGACTGCTATAGCAGAAGGGTTAGCTCAAAAGATAGTATCTGGAGAAGTACCAGAGTTATTAAAGGATAAGAGAGTAGTTACTCTAGACTTACCATCTATGGTGGCGGGTGCTAAATATAGAGGAGAGTTTGAAGAAAGACTTAAAAAAGTTATGGAGGAACTAATAGAAACTAAAAATGTAATTTTATTTATAGATGAAATGCACACTATTATAGGTGCAGGTGCAGCTGAAGGATCCATAGATGCATCTAATATATTAAAACCAGCATTGGCTAGGGGAGAACTTCAAACTATAGGAGCTACTACGATAGACGAATATAGAAAATATATAGAAAAAGACCCTGCTCTAGAGAGAAGATTTCAACCAGTTATGGTAGAAGAGCCTAGTGTAGAAGATACAATTAAAATATTAGAAGGACTTAGAGACAGATACGAAGCACATCATAGAGTAAATATAAGCGATGAAGCTTTGAAAGCTGCTGTTGAACTATCTAGTAGGTATATAACAGATAGATATTTACCAGATAAAGCTATTGATTTAATAGATGAGGCCGCATCTAGAATTAGACTAAAATCTGTTACACCGCCTCCTGAATTGAATGAACTAGAAGGAAAGCTTGAAGAATTGAATCATGAGAAAGAAGAAGCAATAAACACTCAAGATTATGAAAAAGCTGCGAAAATAAGAGATGAAGAAAAAAGTATAAAAGAACAATTAGAGAAGAGACAGGAAGAGTGGAATCAAACTAAACATACTTCTGAGAAAGAAGTAGTGTATGAAGACATAGCTCATGTGGTTTCAACTTGGACTGGTATACCAGTTAAAAAAATGAGCATGGAAGAATCAGAAAGACTTTTAAATTTAGAAGAAATACTGCACAAAAAAGTAATAGGGCAAGATCAAGCAGTAAAATCTTTAGCGAGTGCAGTTAGAAGAGCAAGAGTAGGATTAAAAGATCCTAATAAACCAATAGGAACGTTTATATTTGTTGGACCAACTGGAGTTGGAAAGACTTATCTAACAAAATCTCTTGCAGAAGCACTATTTGGTGACGAAGATGCAGTTATTAGAATAGATATGTCAGAGTATATGGAAAAACATTCTGTATCTAAGTTAGTAGGATCACCTCCAGGGTATGTTGGGTATGATGAAGGTGGACAGTTAACTGAAAAAGTGAGAAGAAAACCATATTCAGTTATATTATTTGATGAAGTTGAAAAAGCTCATCCAGAAGTATTTAATATATTACTACAGTTATTAGATGACGGTAGACTTACAGACTCTAAAGGTAGAGTTGTAGATTTTAAGAATACAGTTATAATTCTTACATCTAATGTTGGGGCAAGTACTATTAAAAAACAAAATACTCTAGGGTTTTCCGCTCCAAGTGAAGATAAAGTTGAGAAAAAAGAGTATGAAAAAATGAAAGAAAATATAATGGAAGAGTTAAAACGAACATTCAGACCAGAATTCTTAAATAGAATAGACGAGACTATAGTATTCCATCCACTAAATAAAGATCATATAAAACAAATAGTAAATATAATGGTAAAAGATTTAGAAAAGAGATTGGAAAAATTAAATATACACATAGAAGTTACAGAAAAAGCTAGAGATTATATAGGTGAGAAAGGTTTTGATCCTGACTATGGAGCTAGACCACTAGAGCGAGCAATAAGAAATCTAGTAGAAAACGAATTGTCAGAAGAAATGTTAAGAGGAAATATATCTAAAGATGATTCAGTAGAAATAGATTTCGATGGTGAAAAATTAGTATTTAATAAAAGAATAGTTAATGTATAA
- a CDS encoding protein arginine kinase: MNKWLDGSGDERDIVISSRIRLARNIEGMKLPQHIEESEGKKVVDMVSNAILKNSNIPEDEFTLYKLEDMSNLDKNVLVEKHLISPDLLKKPQISSFLLKNDEKATIMMNEEDHVRIQVLLSGLDLEKGWNICNNIDDIIEESVDYAYDSKFGYITSCPTNVGTGLRASVMVHLPCLVLTKNVNRILQAVNQLGLAVRGIYGEGTGSLGNIFQISNQITLGESEEEIISKLKGIVIQIINKEKESRKILLSTKKIELEDKIYRSLGILQNARILNSKETMNFLSDICMGIGMEILKQIDINTIYNLIIDTQPANIQNIYGKELSTTERDVKRAELIREKLNN; encoded by the coding sequence ATGAATAAGTGGTTAGATGGAAGTGGAGATGAACGGGATATAGTTATAAGTAGTAGAATAAGACTTGCTAGAAATATAGAAGGAATGAAACTACCACAACATATAGAAGAATCAGAAGGAAAAAAAGTTGTGGATATGGTTAGCAATGCTATTTTAAAAAATTCAAATATCCCTGAAGATGAGTTTACCCTATATAAATTAGAAGATATGTCTAACTTAGATAAAAATGTGCTCGTAGAAAAGCATTTAATTAGTCCCGATTTATTAAAGAAACCTCAAATAAGCAGTTTTCTTCTAAAAAATGATGAGAAAGCTACTATAATGATGAATGAAGAAGATCATGTTAGAATTCAGGTTTTACTTTCTGGACTCGACTTGGAAAAAGGATGGAATATTTGTAACAATATAGATGATATTATAGAAGAAAGTGTAGACTATGCATATGATTCCAAGTTTGGATATATTACTTCATGTCCTACTAATGTAGGTACTGGATTAAGAGCTTCTGTAATGGTACATTTGCCATGTTTGGTACTGACCAAAAATGTAAATAGAATATTGCAGGCTGTAAATCAACTAGGTCTTGCTGTTAGAGGAATTTATGGAGAGGGAACAGGTTCACTTGGGAATATATTTCAAATATCAAATCAAATTACTTTAGGAGAATCAGAGGAAGAAATCATAAGTAAGTTGAAAGGTATAGTGATACAGATTATAAATAAGGAAAAAGAATCTAGAAAAATATTATTAAGTACGAAAAAAATTGAATTAGAAGATAAAATATATAGATCATTGGGTATACTTCAAAATGCGAGAATTTTGAATTCAAAAGAAACAATGAATTTTTTATCAGATATTTGTATGGGAATAGGTATGGAGATTCTAAAGCAGATAGATATAAACACTATTTACAACTTGATAATAGACACACAGCCAGCAAATATACAAAATATCTATGGTAAAGAGCTTTCAACTACAGAGAGAGACGTTAAGCGAGCGGAACTAATTAGAGAAAAGTTAAATAATTAA
- a CDS encoding UvrB/UvrC motif-containing protein, protein MMCENCGKKPSTFHMTKVVNGDTTEVHLCEDCASNNKEFDFNFDSSFSIQNLLAGLLDMPKDEKVTTNYIQDIKCKDCGMTYEQFRKFGKFGCSNCHDSFHERLSPLLKKIHGHDTHIGKVPRKAGGAIRIKKDIDLLKNKLQLSVKNEEFEKAADLRDEIKRLQKELEDN, encoded by the coding sequence ATGATGTGTGAAAATTGCGGTAAAAAACCATCTACATTTCATATGACAAAAGTCGTAAATGGAGACACAACAGAAGTTCATCTTTGTGAAGATTGTGCGAGTAATAATAAGGAATTTGACTTTAATTTTGATTCATCTTTTTCAATACAGAATTTATTAGCAGGACTTTTAGATATGCCTAAAGACGAGAAAGTTACTACTAACTATATACAGGATATTAAATGTAAAGATTGTGGAATGACTTATGAACAGTTTAGAAAGTTTGGAAAATTTGGATGTAGTAACTGTCATGATTCCTTCCATGAAAGACTAAGTCCGTTATTGAAGAAGATACATGGTCATGATACTCACATTGGAAAAGTTCCTAGAAAGGCAGGAGGAGCAATAAGAATAAAAAAAGATATTGATTTACTAAAAAATAAACTACAGTTATCAGTTAAAAATGAAGAATTTGAAAAAGCAGCAGACTTAAGAGATGAAATAAAAAGGTTGCAAAAAGAGTTAGAGGATAATTAG
- a CDS encoding CtsR family transcriptional regulator — MARLSNIIEEFIKTMLRSADDGIIEIKRNELAQQFDCAPSQINYVLTTRFTSDKGYYIESRRGGGGYIRIVRLNINDNEYINNLILNIIGDSITKTKAFSLIDNFIEEDILTEREGKIIKGVLSDRSLGECKDTNELRANILKNILIVLLS; from the coding sequence TAGAAGAGTTTATAAAAACTATGTTACGTAGTGCAGACGATGGAATAATAGAAATAAAGAGAAACGAATTAGCACAGCAATTTGACTGCGCACCTTCACAAATAAATTATGTACTGACTACGAGATTTACTTCAGATAAAGGGTATTATATAGAAAGTAGACGTGGTGGTGGAGGTTATATAAGAATTGTACGACTTAATATAAATGATAATGAATATATTAATAATTTAATATTAAATATAATAGGGGACTCTATAACTAAAACGAAAGCTTTTAGTTTAATAGATAATTTTATAGAAGAAGATATATTAACTGAAAGAGAAGGGAAGATTATAAAAGGAGTACTTTCAGATAGATCTCTTGGAGAATGTAAAGATACTAATGAATTGAGAGCAAACATACTTAAAAATATACTAATTGTACTTTTAAGCTGA